The proteins below come from a single Necator americanus strain Aroian chromosome V, whole genome shotgun sequence genomic window:
- a CDS encoding hypothetical protein (NECATOR_CHRV.G20272.T1), with product MLPCFLLLAVLYLPAAVTKDDDLMVPAVRVVRFQVDYPNATVQDVQKIHKWNSIMRNSVIASLRFINKHWLICGSGPNGERPANDCGKAQVTGEILGDKHYRINATFISERDPIKNVKVDATSTVVAVAQIGLKGGIFQYTNALKALGKPSSELTFDEAYFCYKGAVLVDGDKCRKEFKLRDDPIREREPIEIDRLIAL from the exons ATGTTGCCCTGTTTCCTACTGCTAGCAGTGCTGTACCTACCGGCTGCGGTGACAAAAGACGACGACTTAATGGTGCCAGCCGTTCGGGTGGTTCGGTTCCAGGTCGACTATCCTAATGCTACCGTTCAAGATGTTCAGAAAATTCACAA GTGGAACTCCATCATGCGAAATAGTGTTATCGCTTCTCTACGCTTCATCAACAAACATTGGTTAATTTGTGGAAGTGGGCCGAATGGTGAAAG ACCAGCCAATGACTGTGGAAAAGCACAAGTAACTGGTGAAATATTAGGCGACAAGCACTATAGGATTAATGCAACGTTCATTTCAGAAAG AGATCCCATAAAGAACGTGAAGGTTGATGCAACCTCAACTGTTGTTGCTGTGGCGCAAATAGGTTTGAAAGGAGGAATATTCCAGTATACAAATGCTCTCAAG GCGCTCGGCAAACCATCAAGCGAACTGACATTCGACGAAGCATACTTCTGCTACAAGGGTGCTGTACTAGTGGATGGCGATAAATGTCGTAAGGAATTCAAACTACGTGATGATCCGATTCGAGAGCGTGAACCAATCGAAATCGATCGATTAATCGCACTTTAG
- a CDS encoding hypothetical protein (NECATOR_CHRV.G20275.T1) — translation MVLNTKSPLCLDLMGLTRSRCFERTKTFRFQLFWFVPPKRLRRHQASVRAAKNAKSSIFKTGSKSAVVSLPEL, via the exons atggtactcaatacgaagtcacctctg tgcttagacttgatgggtttgacaaGGAGTCGAtgttttgaaagaacaaaaactttcag atttcaattgttttggtttgtgccaccgaagcgactccgacgccatcaagcatcagttagagcagcaaaaaatgctaagtcgtccattttcaagactggctcaaaaagcgcagtagtttcattaccagaattatga
- a CDS encoding hypothetical protein (NECATOR_CHRV.G20271.T2) — protein MRASFVLCVLTFIALENAVLGQGDDPLIPPPFPDDPPLLPPPQPGEDALSSSFLAITAPSLPTPQIKQIPSVPPQPPAPAPPPAPAPPPAPAPPPAPAPPAPAPPPAPAPPPAPAPPPAPAPPPAPAPPPAPAPPPAPAPPPAPAPPPAPAPPPAPAPPPPPPAPAPPPPPPAPAPQPVPPPPPPPQQPQPPNRRPWPRPHCGNPRLTDTQRGIFLDIHNNYRSSLTGGQEVNNGHGFAPTPARMYRMQYSCDAESYAQQHASTCNGRRLDPIHHRGYKGNIYVLYDLQTTKEGAMQWLTPDVRLLVVPSSVAFTDH, from the exons ATGCGAGCTAGCTTTGTTCTTTGCGTG TTGACGTTCATCGCGCTTGAGAACGCTGTTCTTG gacaaggTGACGATCCCCTTATACCACCACCATTTCCAGATGATCCACCACTACTACCGCCGCCACAACCAGGTGAGGATGCTCTTTCTTCATCATTTCTTGCTATTACTGCTCCTTCATTGCCAACACCACAAATTAAACAGATACCTTCAGTGCCTCCACAACCTCCAGCCCCTGCACCACCTCCAGCTCCCGCACCACCTCCAGCTCCTGCACCACCTCCAGCTCCGGCACCACCAGCTCCTGCACCACCTCCAGCTCCCGCACCACCTCCAGCTCCCGCACCACCTCCAGCTCCCGCACCACCTCCAGCTCCTGCACCACCTCCAGCGCCTGCACCACCTCCAGCTCCTGCACCACCTCCAGCTCCTGCACCACCTCCTGCTCCTGCACCACCTCCTGCTCCtgcaccacctccaccacctccaGCTCCtgcaccacctccaccacctcctGCTCCTGCACCACAGCCAGTacctccaccacctccaccaccacaGCAACCACAACCGCCTAACCGTAGACCATGGCcaa GGCCGCACTGTGGGAACCCTCGCCTTACAGACACACAGAGAGGAATTTTTCTCGACATACATAACAATTACAG GAGTAGTTTAACAGGAGGTCAGGAGGTGAACAATGGTCACGGATTCGCTCCAACACCAGCTCGGATGTATCGTATG CAATATAGCTGTGATGCGGAATCATACGCTCAGCAACATGCGAGCACATGCAATGGCAGAAGACTGGACCCAATACATCACCGTGGGTATAAGGGGAACATTTATGTTCTGTACGACCTTCAAACCACAAAGGAGGGTGCTATGCAATGG CTAACGCCGGATGTTCGACTTCTTGTAGTGCCTTCTTCGGTGGCCTTCACTGATCACTAG
- a CDS encoding hypothetical protein (NECATOR_CHRV.G20274.T2), with the protein MDLPDSDHKPRYSCKCKPGYVGNGHQCTDACEGLCHNDATCLKTGRGELKCICGPGYNGRRCENRV; encoded by the exons ATGGATCTGCCGGATAGTGACCACAAACCAAG ATACTCATGTAAATGCAAGCCGGGTTACGTCGGTAACGGTCATCAATGTACAG ACGCATGTGAAGGACTCTGTCATAATGATGCGACATGCCTGAAAACAGGACGAGGAGAGCTGAAATGCATTTGTGGCCCTGGATACAACGGTCGACGGTGTGAAAACAGAGTATGA
- a CDS encoding hypothetical protein (NECATOR_CHRV.G20274.T1), translated as MTLIPASEERGSNSITQCQSTNQCKSGAHTCHWLAACMDLPDSDHKPRYSCKCKPGYVGNGHQCTDACEGLCHNDATCLKTGRGELKCICGPGYNGRRCENRV; from the exons ATGACTCTGATCCCAGCTTCTGAAGAGCGCG GATCAAATTCAATCACACAATGCCAGTCCACAAATCAGTGTAAGTCGGGCGCTCACACATGTCACTGGTTGGCTGCCTGCATGGATCTGCCGGATAGTGACCACAAACCAAG ATACTCATGTAAATGCAAGCCGGGTTACGTCGGTAACGGTCATCAATGTACAG ACGCATGTGAAGGACTCTGTCATAATGATGCGACATGCCTGAAAACAGGACGAGGAGAGCTGAAATGCATTTGTGGCCCTGGATACAACGGTCGACGGTGTGAAAACAGAGTATGA
- a CDS encoding hypothetical protein (NECATOR_CHRV.G20273.T1) yields the protein MRHVGISLIEAEYRNSPIVFIHALLQRNNEGKKIVVHPVGQSIHTASSDDLNDPSGHCWQRLPSGDRCNPGEHFS from the exons ATGCGTCACGTCGGCATATCCCTGATCGAAGCCGAATATCGTA ATTCGCCCATCGTATTCATCCAT GCTTTGTTGCAAAGGAACaacgaaggaaagaaaat TGTTGTCCATCCAGTGGGACAAAGCATACATACGGCGTCGTCAGATGATTTGAACGATCCCAGCGGACATTGTTGGCAACGGCTTCCATCCGGTGACCGTTGCAATCCAGGTGAACACTTCTCTTGA